DNA sequence from the Sporichthya brevicatena genome:
CCGGGAAGTGGGCGAAGCCGGAGTGGTTGTAGAGCTCGAGGCTGGTCCGGTACTTCGGCAGCACGTGCTTGTCGACGGTGATCGGCTGCGGGTCGAGGCCGGCGCGGTAGAGCGCCTGCAGCACCAGGCCCGAGCAGTCGATGCCGTACTTGACCTTCCCGGCCCCGCCCCAGACGTACTCGGCGCCGAGGTAGGTGCGCGCGAACTTGATCATGGTCTTGCGGCGCTCGGCGGCGGTCGCGGTGAGGGGCAGCGCGGGCTTGGCCGTCCAGCGGTCCATGCAGAAGTCCTCGCGGAAGCCCATCGCCGCCCAGGTCTTCGGCCCGACGACGCCATCGACGGCGAGGCCGCGGGCGCGCTGGAACTTCTTGACCGCGTTCCGGGTGCGGGCGTCCATGGTCTCCCAGGCCGAGTCCGGGAGCCCGAGTCGTTGCTGGACCATCCGGACCTTCACGCCGTTCATCCCGGGCGTCAGGACCACGCAGCCCTTCGCCGGGGTGATCGTCGTGACCGGCGCCAACGTCGTCTTCGCACCACGAGGCGCCGGCGCCGCCTCCGCGGGCAGCATCCCGCCCACGACCGCGACCGCCGTCAGGCCGCCGACCAGCACCGCTGCTTTCCGCCCCCAGATTCGCATGGGGCCCATCGTCACATCCGTCACCCCTGTCGCGCATGTATCGCGCGAACTGCATCGATCGTGTCCGCCTCCTGGGCGGATTTGTCCTCCCGGTACCGCAGTACCCGGGCGAACCGGAGCGCGACGCCGCCGGGATAGCGGGGGGAGGTCTGCACCCCGTCGAACGCGATCTCGACGACGAGCTCGGGCCGGACCGTCACGACCCAGTCGCCCCGGTCGACGGCCCGGGCCAGGAGCTGCTCGGTCTGCCACTCCAGCAGGGCGTCGGTGAGCCCCTTGAACGTCTTGCCGAGCATCACGAACCCGCCCGCCGGGTCGCGCGCCCCGAGGTGGAGGTTCGAGAGCCGGCCGCGCCGCCGCCCGTGGCCCCACTCCGCCGCGAGGACGACGAGGTCGAGCGTGTGCCGCGGCTTCACCTTCACCCAGCCGGCGCCGCGCCGGCCGGCGTCGTACCCGGCCGCCAGCGCCTTCACCACGACGCCCTCGTGCCCGGCCGCGATCGCTGCGGCCAGGAAGTCCGCCGCCTGCTCGGTCGAGGTGACCTCGGCCCGCGGCACCAGCAGTCCCGGGTGGGCGATGCGCTCCAGTTCAGCCCGCCGCGCGGAGGCGGGCGCGCCGGTCAGGTCGACGCCGTCGAGGGACAGGCAGTCGAAGAAGAACGGCGTCAGCGGGACCGGCGCCGCCCGTTCCGCACGCTGCCGCGCACTGCGGGCGGCCGTGGCCTGGAACGGCAGCGGACGCCCGTCCGGGCGCAGGGCGATGGCCTCGCCGTCGAGGATCACCGACCGCACCGGCAGCTCCCGCACCGCGGCCACGACCTCCGGCACCCGGCCGGTGATCTCGTCGAGGCTCCGGGTGAAGACGGCGACGCCGTCCCCGGCCCGGTGCACCTGGATCCGGATCCCGTCGAGCTTCCACTCCACCGCCGCGGGGCCGGTGCGCGCGAGCGCGTCCTCGACGCCGGTCCCGGACTGGGCGAGCATCGGCCGCACCGGCCGCCCGACCTGCAGCCCGAACGCGGCGAGCGCGTCCGGGGCGCCCGCGAGC
Encoded proteins:
- a CDS encoding NlpC/P60 family protein; translated protein: MRIWGRKAAVLVGGLTAVAVVGGMLPAEAAPAPRGAKTTLAPVTTITPAKGCVVLTPGMNGVKVRMVQQRLGLPDSAWETMDARTRNAVKKFQRARGLAVDGVVGPKTWAAMGFREDFCMDRWTAKPALPLTATAAERRKTMIKFARTYLGAEYVWGGAGKVKYGIDCSGLVLQALYRAGLDPQPITVDKHVLPKYRTSLELYNHSGFAHFPVAERKRGDLIFYRSNETGRVNHVGIYLGKGKILEAVSGPDTVRIGKVTTYRYSQTIMPTVVRPF
- a CDS encoding ATP-dependent DNA ligase translates to MLLDVLARTSAEVAGTSARSAKIRLIADCLRAAEAADVPIVVAYLAGELRQRRTGLGPAALRSLPPPAAEPTLTVAEVDAAFAAMAGLAGAGSATRRAELFRDVVGRATAVEQRLLSGLVAGELRQGALDGVMVEAVVAASGRPATEVRRAVMVAGAVGPVAEAALAGAPDALAAFGLQVGRPVRPMLAQSGTGVEDALARTGPAAVEWKLDGIRIQVHRAGDGVAVFTRSLDEITGRVPEVVAAVRELPVRSVILDGEAIALRPDGRPLPFQATAARSARQRAERAAPVPLTPFFFDCLSLDGVDLTGAPASARRAELERIAHPGLLVPRAEVTSTEQAADFLAAAIAAGHEGVVVKALAAGYDAGRRGAGWVKVKPRHTLDLVVLAAEWGHGRRRGRLSNLHLGARDPAGGFVMLGKTFKGLTDALLEWQTEQLLARAVDRGDWVVTVRPELVVEIAFDGVQTSPRYPGGVALRFARVLRYREDKSAQEADTIDAVRAIHARQG